A single region of the Candidatus Fermentibacter sp. genome encodes:
- the lpdA gene encoding dihydrolipoyl dehydrogenase yields the protein MTRYDLIVIGSGPAGYVPAIRASQLGARVAVVEEEDLGGTCLNRGCIPTKTLAATADLLHAARTAGRMGLRGSLELDFPAVARRRDMVVTRLRKGIEARMAGLGIEVLGGRASLKAADAVAVGGEVFQAANILLATGSQPAFPGPLRVEGALSSTEVLAWKELPRSLAIVGGGVVGCEFASILATFGVTVTILEMLDDILPGIDPDVRKVLRNALSRQGVRIETGRAAASAEAGPGHSRVVLSDGAVVEAEALLVAAGRIPRLDLEGLSEVGVEFDRRGIRVDSSMKTSVDGIYAAGDVTGQWQLAHAGSAQGLTAVTGMFGKACGRPAPDPDRMPACVFTIPEVASVGPGEEEWVRRGVPVEVRKSAYVSNGRAMGLGETDGMVKLIAHAGTGRLIGVQIVGRDASSLVGEALVAVNSGIEASRLGEMVHPHPTLTELFMEAGEDFGPGAIHG from the coding sequence ATGACCCGGTACGATCTGATAGTCATAGGTTCCGGCCCGGCCGGGTACGTCCCGGCGATCAGGGCCTCCCAGCTCGGAGCCCGCGTTGCCGTAGTAGAGGAGGAGGATCTCGGGGGCACATGCCTCAACAGGGGCTGCATCCCTACCAAGACGCTGGCCGCCACCGCGGATCTCCTCCACGCCGCCAGGACCGCCGGGCGCATGGGGCTCAGGGGTTCGCTGGAGCTCGACTTCCCGGCCGTCGCCAGGCGCAGGGACATGGTCGTCACCCGTCTGAGGAAGGGGATAGAGGCCAGGATGGCCGGCCTCGGCATCGAGGTCCTCGGGGGAAGGGCTTCCCTGAAGGCCGCAGACGCTGTGGCCGTGGGCGGGGAGGTCTTCCAGGCCGCCAACATCCTCCTGGCGACCGGCTCGCAGCCGGCCTTCCCAGGGCCGCTCCGCGTCGAGGGAGCCCTCTCGAGCACCGAGGTCCTTGCCTGGAAGGAGCTGCCGCGCTCTCTCGCGATAGTGGGGGGCGGAGTGGTGGGCTGCGAGTTCGCTTCGATCCTGGCGACATTCGGAGTGACCGTCACGATCCTCGAGATGCTCGACGACATCCTTCCTGGCATCGATCCCGACGTGAGGAAGGTGCTCAGGAACGCCCTCTCCAGGCAGGGAGTGCGCATAGAGACGGGCAGGGCGGCAGCCTCCGCCGAGGCCGGCCCCGGGCACTCCCGCGTAGTGCTCTCTGATGGCGCCGTGGTCGAGGCGGAAGCCCTCCTGGTAGCCGCAGGCAGGATCCCGAGGCTCGACCTGGAGGGCCTGTCGGAGGTCGGGGTGGAATTCGACCGCAGGGGCATCAGGGTCGATTCCTCGATGAAGACGAGCGTCGACGGCATCTACGCTGCGGGAGACGTGACCGGACAGTGGCAGCTCGCACACGCCGGCAGCGCCCAGGGTCTGACCGCCGTGACCGGGATGTTCGGGAAGGCCTGCGGCAGACCGGCGCCCGATCCGGACAGGATGCCGGCGTGCGTCTTCACGATTCCCGAAGTCGCGTCGGTGGGCCCGGGCGAGGAGGAGTGGGTCCGCAGGGGAGTGCCCGTGGAGGTGAGGAAGTCCGCCTATGTCTCCAACGGAAGGGCCATGGGGCTCGGCGAGACGGACGGGATGGTGAAGCTGATCGCGCATGCCGGCACCGGCAGGCTCATCGGGGTCCAGATCGTGGGCCGCGATGCCAGCAGCCTGGTCGGAGAGGCGCTCGTCGCAGTGAACTCGGGCATCGAGGCATCGAGGCTCGGCGAAATGGTCCACCCCCATCCCACCCTGACCGAGCTGTTCATGGAGGCCGGGGAGGATTTCGGACCGGGTGCGATACATGGATAG